In a single window of the Bacteroidales bacterium genome:
- a CDS encoding PD40 domain-containing protein produces MKKLTYSLIILMLILTQTVFSQEELSDANTNFDDENYEVALKQYLKFYKKNANDPQINYKIGICYLKTNFDKKSALTYLLKADSLKPNYFPSITFDLAQAYFHALNFTKAQEYAQNYTQNKKLKPEELAVVDKFFETIENAKKLTSKPINVTFINLGKTLNSPQDDYIPFITEDENFMVFTSARKYLSDYQQFIKGVYFSKKSNGIWSAATAASSKINSDENEEVVGISKDGNTLLVHVDRLSNPHDIFYSEKNKSGNYGELKDFGPNINSKSSEMGASLTITGDTLYFASNRPGGMGGFDIYMSVRRPDGTWSPATNLGEPINTADDENYPYITADGQYLYFSCNGRNSMGGYDIYKSKLADGKWSEPINLGYPINDTYDNYNIALTSNTRYGYVSKCDNNSIGGLDIYRIIFNDVPPTNIAFTGNILVGDSIKNVPFKQVDSLITISVINKTNPSQTYSYQPSKKGKYTIALTPGYWELEISGNAYETYKKEFIIRDEQPTQTVYFQNIYLKKKIKK; encoded by the coding sequence ATGAAAAAGTTAACCTATTCTTTAATCATTTTAATGCTAATTTTAACTCAAACAGTTTTTTCACAAGAAGAATTAAGCGATGCAAATACTAATTTCGATGACGAAAATTACGAAGTAGCATTAAAACAATATTTAAAATTTTATAAAAAAAATGCCAACGACCCCCAAATAAATTACAAAATTGGGATTTGTTATTTAAAAACAAACTTCGACAAAAAATCGGCTCTTACTTATTTACTTAAAGCCGATAGCTTAAAACCCAATTATTTTCCCAGCATCACATTCGATCTTGCACAAGCGTATTTTCATGCACTTAATTTTACTAAAGCTCAAGAATATGCTCAAAATTACACTCAAAATAAAAAATTAAAGCCAGAAGAATTAGCCGTTGTAGATAAATTTTTCGAAACTATTGAAAATGCTAAGAAATTAACATCTAAACCGATCAACGTAACCTTTATTAATTTAGGTAAAACACTCAATTCACCCCAAGACGACTATATACCTTTTATCACCGAAGACGAAAATTTTATGGTATTTACCTCGGCACGTAAATATTTGAGCGATTATCAACAATTTATTAAAGGTGTCTATTTCAGTAAAAAATCGAATGGTATATGGTCGGCAGCAACAGCTGCTAGTTCTAAAATAAATTCTGACGAAAACGAAGAAGTAGTTGGAATTAGTAAAGATGGCAATACATTGTTGGTTCATGTTGATAGGCTCAGCAATCCCCATGATATTTTTTATTCCGAAAAAAATAAAAGCGGAAACTATGGAGAATTAAAAGATTTTGGACCCAATATTAATTCAAAATCAAGCGAAATGGGTGCCTCACTTACCATTACAGGCGATACTTTGTATTTTGCAAGTAATCGCCCTGGAGGAATGGGTGGCTTTGATATTTATATGAGTGTAAGAAGACCTGATGGCACATGGAGCCCAGCAACTAACCTTGGCGAACCCATTAACACTGCCGATGATGAAAATTATCCTTATATAACTGCAGACGGACAATATTTATATTTCTCTTGTAACGGCAGAAACAGTATGGGAGGATACGATATTTACAAAAGTAAATTAGCAGATGGAAAATGGAGCGAACCTATTAATCTAGGATATCCTATTAATGACACATACGACAATTACAATATTGCACTTACTAGCAATACACGTTATGGATATGTTAGTAAATGCGATAATAATAGTATAGGTGGTTTAGATATTTACAGAATTATTTTTAATGATGTTCCACCAACCAATATCGCTTTTACAGGGAATATCTTAGTTGGCGATAGTATTAAAAATGTGCCATTTAAACAAGTTGACTCTTTAATTACCATATCGGTCATTAACAAAACAAACCCTTCGCAAACCTATTCTTATCAACCCAGCAAAAAAGGAAAATATACCATTGCTTTAACACCCGGTTATTGGGAATTAGAAATATCTGGAAATGCATACGAAACCTATAAAAAAGAATTTATTATACGCGATGAACAACCTACACAAACCGTATATTTTCAAAATATTTATCTGAAGAAAAAAATTAAAAAATGA
- a CDS encoding 3'-5' exonuclease, producing the protein MNLPLKKPIVFFDIETTGTDIVHDRIVEITILRIETNQKENLKTYLINPERPIPPDVTKIHHITNEMVKNKPTFKELASTIYDFFEGADIAGFNAIKFDIPLLAEEFLRCDIDFSMKNRNVIDVQVIFHKMEQRNLSAAYKFYCRKDLENAHSSEADTIATYEILKAQLDYYPQLPKNMKELSQLSAYHRHADLFGHIIFNDKNEEVFNFGKYKGQRVADVLKKDSGYYGWLQNADFPLYTKKIITEIYVKLKQNE; encoded by the coding sequence ATGAACTTACCACTTAAAAAACCTATTGTATTCTTCGATATCGAAACAACAGGAACCGACATCGTACATGATCGTATTGTAGAAATAACCATACTACGAATTGAAACCAATCAAAAAGAAAACCTCAAAACCTATCTCATTAATCCCGAACGCCCAATACCACCAGATGTTACCAAAATACATCATATTACCAACGAAATGGTTAAAAACAAACCCACCTTTAAAGAATTAGCTAGCACTATTTACGATTTTTTTGAAGGTGCAGATATAGCCGGCTTTAATGCTATAAAATTCGATATCCCCTTATTAGCAGAAGAATTTCTCCGCTGCGACATTGACTTTAGTATGAAAAACCGGAATGTTATCGATGTTCAAGTCATTTTTCACAAAATGGAACAACGAAACTTATCGGCAGCATATAAATTTTATTGTAGAAAAGACCTCGAAAACGCACATAGTTCAGAAGCAGATACGATAGCAACTTATGAGATTCTTAAAGCTCAACTAGATTATTACCCACAACTACCAAAAAACATGAAAGAACTTAGCCAATTATCAGCGTATCATCGACATGCCGATTTATTTGGTCACATTATTTTTAACGATAAAAACGAAGAAGTATTTAATTTTGGAAAATACAAAGGACAACGTGTAGCCGATGTACTAAAAAAAGATAGTGGATACTATGGCTGGCTGCAAAATGCCGATTTTCCATTATATACAAAAAAAATAATAACCGAAATTTATGTAAAATTAAAACAAAATGAATAA